From the genome of Flavobacterium sediminis:
GCGAGCTTCTAAACCATGAGCCATAGTTGACTTATCTGCTCTTAATAAATCAGCTGTAAATAGCTTCTGAACTCTTTCGATAGTTTCTTTTTGGAATTCTTCTGCTGAAGGTGCATTGCGGAAATACAAATATCCTCCGAAAATCTCGTCTGCTCCTTCACCGGACAATACCATCTTGATTCCTGTTTCTTTAATAGCCTTAGACATAAAATACATTGGCGTGCTGGCTCTGATGGACGTTACGTCATATGTTTCTAAATGCCATATTAATTTTTCAAGGTTCCGGATACCATCCTCAACCGTAAAGTAGAACTCATGATGTTGGGTACCGATAAACTCCGCTACTTTTCTTGCAGCAATTAAATCAGGTGCTGATTCATCTAAGCCAATAGAGAATGAGTGCAACACTTGTCCGGAACTTTCCAGTAATCTTTTCGCTATCGAAGAAGTCAAAGAAGAATCCAATCCGCCAGAAAGCAATACTCCAAAAGGGACATCTGCCATTAAACGTTTTTTAACCGCTTCGGTCAATGTTTCACGAATGGCTTTATAATCGATCTCTTCAACTGCTTTTGCGGCCTCTTCCCACTCTGGTTTGTAATATTTAACAAATCCTGTTTTTTCAGTATAAAAATGCCCCGGAGGAAAAGTTGAAAAAGTCGTACACTGGTCTGCAATTGCTTTCATTTCACTTGCGAAATAGTACCTTCCTCTATCATCAATACCGTAGTACAACGGTTTAATCCCCAGCGGATCACGTCCGGCTATAAAATCATCTCCATTGACCACAACAAAAGCAAACATTCCGTCCAAATAATCACAAAAATCATATCCGAATTCTTCGTATAAGTGTACAATAACTTCAGAATCAGAAGTTGTTCTGAATGTATGGTCTTTCAAAACTGTTTCTCTTAATTTCTTATGATTATAGATCTCTCCGTTGTGAACCATCCAAGCGGTTGAAGTTCCCTGAATAGGTTGCTTTCCGGTTTGTAAATCTACAATTGATAATCGTTCGTGAGCCAGAATATGTCCTGCCTCCGTCACATGAACATCACTTTCATCCGGACCTCTGTGACTCATTCTTTTAGAAAGTTGCTTAACTAAAGCCTCATCTTTTCCTTTTCCTATAACTGCTAAAATACCACACATATCGTTGCTATCTTTTTACTTTATTTTTTTAATGTTTTTATCTTGTAACATTATTTTGATGAAGCAAAGTTGGGCTTTTAGCTTATTTTTATAAACCACAATGAGATTATTAGTTATATTTTAAAACAAAAAATACACTTTTTACAACTATTACAAACTAAACGAATCGGTTTTAGTTAACTTTAGTTACATATTTCAATTTTTTTATTTAATTTTTTAATCTTCGGAAAAGAAGATCTTCTTTAAGAACCGAGAGAAACGGTTGTAAAAAGTTAAACAGTTGCTATTTTGACCGTGTCCTACGTTGTTAAATCTTCGATTTCAAATGATAATCAATTTACTATAGAATCTGAAACCGGCTCAGATTGACAAAGAAGTTGTTTTGTAACAATCTATCTATTCTATTTTTAAGATTTTATATTTTGACGTATTAAAACTAAATTCGTCTCCGGCGTGCTTTCCTTTCATCTCTTTTCCGATAGGAGATTCAAGTGATAATGAGATTATGTTTGCACCATCAATAATTATTTTTGGCAGTGCCGTACTTACAAAAAACAAGAACTTATCCGTATATACCAGACTTCCTATTCCTACTAATTTATTTACTTTTAAAATATCAATACTTTCTAATATGCTTTTTTGTACTAAGGTTTCTTTTAGTTTCTGATTTAGCTTTTCCTGCTCTAAATGCATCATTGATAATGCTGTTTCATGCTTATCTCCCGCAGAACCTTTAGCATCGTTTTGAGCATCCTCTGCCAGATCCGAAATTTGTTTTCGCAGGGTTTGAACCTTATCTTCTAAAAGTTCTTGATAATGTGTATATATTTTCGATTTAAGTGATGTCATAGCTAAAAAAAGAAAAACCTGTAAGCTTTTAAAAAATCTTACAGGTTATATTGTTTTAATTCTGTGGTTTAGAAGTCAAATTTATAATTTGCACCTAACAAAATCTGAATTCCCTGAACCGGATAGTTAGCCCAACGATTGTATTGTTGGCTTGCTAAATTATTTCCTTTCAAGAAAGCGGTTAAACGGTCATTATACTTATACCCCACATGCATATTCAGGTCAAAATAGCTATCAAGTGTTACTTCCTCTGTCATGAACTCCGGCGGAAAAACAGCCGCTAAGCTCTGAACTGTAATTCTGTCTTTTCTTTCGCCTACAAAAAACACTTTGGCTCCAGCATACCATTTTTCATCAAAATCAACATCAACAGTCGCTCCGATGTTCAATTGCGGTAAATTCCATGCTTCTGTTTCATAATCTGTTGAAAAGTTATTATAGGTTCCGTTAATTCCTAAGCTTAGACTTTTAGAGAAATCAGCTTTTAGTTCTCCGAAAATGCTTATCGTTTTTACATTATCGTATACCACGCCGAAAGAGTTTCCGTTAGTATAGCCTTCTGTATTTGCATTTGCATAAATATAGGGATTACTTGTAAAAAGTGCTTTTCCATCTTCATTGTTATAAGAACCTTTTACATTAAATGCTACTGAATTAGCTAATTTCCCTTTTAAACCGACATAAATATCATATTTATTGTCAGTTGGTGCAACGTAAAGCGTTGGCGATACAAAAGGGTTCTGATCTACAAAATCAGCATACGAGTTTTGATTTAATCCTCCTTCAGCACCGGCATAACCGATCAATAAATCGCCTACGATCTTATACGATGCTTTTACATTAGGA
Proteins encoded in this window:
- a CDS encoding GreA/GreB family elongation factor yields the protein MTSLKSKIYTHYQELLEDKVQTLRKQISDLAEDAQNDAKGSAGDKHETALSMMHLEQEKLNQKLKETLVQKSILESIDILKVNKLVGIGSLVYTDKFLFFVSTALPKIIIDGANIISLSLESPIGKEMKGKHAGDEFSFNTSKYKILKIE